The following proteins are encoded in a genomic region of Rissa tridactyla isolate bRisTri1 chromosome 5, bRisTri1.patW.cur.20221130, whole genome shotgun sequence:
- the IGFBP7 gene encoding insulin-like growth factor-binding protein 7, with protein sequence MPPSALLLPLLLLLAALAVPAPAAAGGCGPCEPARCPPLPPRGCPLGRVRDGCGCCWQCGRGEGEACGGGGGATGGRCAPGLECVKSRQRRKAKAGPAPGPPSAAGPPGVCLCKSRYPVCGSDGLTYGSGCQLRAASLRAQSRGEPAISQRSKGACEQGPSIVTPPKDIWNVTGAQIYLSCEVMGIPTPVLIWNKIIRGQYGVQRMELLPGDRENLAIQTRGGPEKHEVTGWVLISPLSKEDAGEYECHASNAKGEATASAKIHVVETLHEIALTKDDGAEL encoded by the exons ATGCCGCCCTccgcgctgctgctgccgctgctgctgctgctggcggcgcTGGCGgtgcccgccccggcggcggcggggggctgcggacCCTGCGAGCCGGCGCGgtgcccgccgctgccgccgcggggctgcccgcTGGGCCGGGTACGGGacggctgcggctgctgctggcagtgcGGCCGCGGCGAGGGCGAGgcgtgcggcggcggcggcggggcgaccGGGGGACGCTGCGCCCCCGGCCTCGAGTGCGTGAAGAGCCGCCAGCGCCGCAAAGCCAAGGCCGGaccggccccgggacccccctccgccgccggcccTCCCGGTGTCTGCCTCTGCAAGAGCCGGTACCCGGTGTGCGGCAGCGACGGGCTCACCTACGGCAGCGGCTGCCAGCTCCGCGCCGCCAGCCTGCGCGCACAGAGCCGCGGCGAGCCCGCCATCAGCCAGCGCAGCAAGGGAGCCTGCGAGCAAG GACCCTCCATTGTCACCCCTCCTAAGGACATCTGGAATGTGACAGGAGCACAGATCTACCTGAGCTGTGAAGTCATGGGCATCCCAACCCCTGTCCTCATCTGGAACAAG ATAATTCGGGGACAGTATGGCGTCCAGAGGATGGAGCTTCTGCCGGGGGATCGGGAAAACTTGGCCATCCAGACCCGAGGGGGCCCCGAGAAACACGAAGTGACTGGCTGGGTGCTT ATATCTCCTCTGAGCAAAGAGGATGCTGGAGAGTATGAGTGTCATGCATCAAACGCCAAAGGAGAGGCAACAGCTTCTGCAAAAATCCACGTTGTGGAAACTCTGCATGAAATAGCCCTGACCAAAG ATGATGGTGCGGAGCTGTGA